One Lentibacillus cibarius DNA window includes the following coding sequences:
- the flgD gene encoding flagellar hook assembly protein FlgD — METMTSIDSSLYLHNKPAERVPSPNLGKDEFIQILMTQLQNQDPTNPMKNNEFISQMASFSSLEQMMNMTNSIDKLVQNQTVSPIMQYSNLIGKEISYQRYDNETGEKLDIETSNVVAVSQDKGQAILSLENGTDIKAGALTRVSEPDDQIDATVNPDVSSGSGGSD; from the coding sequence ATGGAAACGATGACTTCCATTGATTCATCACTATATTTGCATAACAAGCCAGCCGAACGGGTTCCGAGCCCTAATCTTGGTAAAGACGAATTTATTCAGATTTTAATGACACAGTTGCAAAATCAGGATCCGACAAACCCAATGAAAAACAATGAATTCATATCACAAATGGCTTCTTTCTCGTCATTGGAACAAATGATGAATATGACGAATTCCATCGATAAACTGGTGCAAAATCAGACAGTTTCGCCGATTATGCAATACAGTAATTTGATTGGAAAGGAAATCTCTTATCAAAGATATGATAACGAGACAGGGGAAAAACTGGATATCGAAACGAGTAATGTCGTCGCTGTCAGTCAGGACAAAGGACAAGCTATCCTGAGTCTTGAAAATGGGACAGACATTAAGGCAGGTGCCCTCACACGGGTCAGCGAACCGGACGATCAGATAGATGCGACGGTGAATCCGGATGTGAGTTCCGGATCTGGAGGAAGTGATTAA
- a CDS encoding TIGR02530 family flagellar biosynthesis protein gives MDHRIHQLQRHPIIAPSVKKTQQPKTETGFKDVLKDVQDVKISKHAKDRMNTRNIIVNKQQWQTISEKMNDARKKGVTDSLVLTDNAALLVNTKNNTVITAMNKEEATSKIFTNINGTILIDA, from the coding sequence ATGGATCACCGTATACACCAATTACAGCGCCATCCGATTATCGCGCCATCTGTTAAAAAAACGCAGCAACCGAAAACAGAAACAGGTTTTAAAGATGTGTTGAAAGATGTCCAAGATGTGAAGATAAGCAAGCATGCGAAAGACCGGATGAACACACGGAACATCATCGTTAATAAACAACAGTGGCAAACCATTTCAGAAAAAATGAACGATGCAAGAAAAAAAGGTGTAACCGATTCACTTGTTCTAACTGATAACGCGGCATTGCTTGTGAACACAAAAAATAACACGGTCATAACGGCAATGAATAAAGAAGAGGCAACGAGTAAAATTTTTACGAATATTAATGGCACCATTCTGATTGATGCGTAG
- the flgG gene encoding flagellar basal body rod protein FlgG → MLRSMYAGISGMKGFQTKLDVIGNNISNVNTTGFKKGRVTFQDLMSQMTSGAQGATDTRGGVNPSQVGLGSQTGTIDDLHTQGFRQTTNNPLDFALEGDGMFAVASDIERDGNSFDASGENGGIDDINLNESSVFYTRAGNFYLDSNGSIVNPDGMYLMGFAQGNDDKIDTDNISALQIPEEAQSFSVQSNGTVNYIDADGNTQVAGQVALANFSNPAGLQKDGNNLFLNSENAGYNGLSQPDSEGVASIVSGALEMSNVDLASEFTEMITAQRGFQANTRTITTSDEILQELVNLKR, encoded by the coding sequence ATGTTACGTTCCATGTATGCTGGCATTTCCGGTATGAAAGGATTCCAGACAAAATTAGATGTCATCGGTAACAACATTTCCAACGTTAATACGACAGGGTTTAAAAAGGGTAGGGTGACATTTCAGGATTTGATGAGTCAGATGACTTCAGGTGCACAAGGCGCGACCGATACGCGTGGTGGTGTGAACCCGTCACAAGTAGGTTTAGGTTCACAGACGGGAACCATCGATGACCTTCACACACAAGGTTTCCGTCAGACGACGAATAACCCACTAGATTTCGCCCTTGAGGGGGATGGCATGTTTGCTGTAGCTAGTGATATTGAAAGGGATGGCAATAGCTTTGACGCATCCGGTGAGAATGGGGGAATCGATGATATTAATTTAAATGAATCAAGTGTTTTCTATACACGAGCAGGGAACTTTTATTTAGATTCGAACGGCAGCATTGTCAACCCGGATGGCATGTATCTCATGGGGTTTGCCCAGGGTAACGATGATAAGATAGACACCGACAATATCTCAGCACTTCAAATTCCTGAAGAAGCCCAAAGTTTCAGTGTTCAATCGAATGGAACTGTAAACTACATTGACGCAGATGGTAATACACAAGTTGCCGGACAAGTTGCGTTAGCTAATTTTTCTAACCCAGCAGGACTTCAAAAAGATGGGAATAACTTGTTCCTGAACAGTGAAAACGCCGGATATAATGGTTTATCTCAGCCTGATTCAGAAGGCGTCGCATCCATCGTCAGTGGTGCCCTGGAAATGTCCAATGTTGATCTTGCATCAGAATTCACGGAAATGATTACGGCGCAGCGCGGATTTCAAGCGAATACTAGGACTATCACGACATCAGATGAAATCCTTCAGGAACTTGTTAACCTAAAACGATAG
- a CDS encoding flagellar FlbD family protein, with protein MIKLTRLNGEFFMLNALMVEQIQSHPDTTITLVNGKKIVVKDAESEVVRMATAYFQRIGLNGCYKKTGDDGE; from the coding sequence ATGATAAAACTTACCAGATTAAACGGAGAATTTTTCATGTTGAATGCATTGATGGTGGAGCAGATTCAGTCACATCCTGATACAACTATCACATTGGTGAATGGGAAGAAAATCGTTGTGAAAGATGCTGAGTCTGAGGTCGTGCGAATGGCCACAGCGTATTTTCAGCGAATCGGCTTAAATGGCTGTTATAAAAAAACGGGTGATGATGGTGAGTAA
- the fliL gene encoding flagellar basal body-associated protein FliL has protein sequence MAVIKKRVMMVSKLFKIMLVSLSLFLLAGGIALITVLYGTDGGQGSGNAQSIDEVIEQSYKTPEITTDLQDGSFVRIQFQVITDSVKAKKELQKREFQLKNILIKELANMNEKDFQTGLSNLEDAVQLKLNEIMTEGSIKDVYTINKILQ, from the coding sequence ATGGCTGTTATAAAAAAACGGGTGATGATGGTGAGTAAATTATTTAAAATAATGCTAGTTTCATTGTCACTGTTCCTATTGGCCGGCGGAATAGCACTTATTACAGTATTATATGGCACAGATGGTGGACAGGGAAGTGGGAATGCGCAATCAATCGATGAAGTTATCGAACAATCATACAAAACACCTGAAATAACGACAGATTTGCAGGATGGAAGTTTTGTCCGGATCCAGTTTCAAGTGATAACCGATAGCGTTAAGGCCAAAAAAGAATTGCAAAAGCGCGAATTCCAGTTGAAAAATATCCTGATTAAAGAACTGGCTAACATGAACGAGAAAGATTTTCAAACAGGGTTATCTAATTTGGAGGACGCAGTGCAGTTGAAATTGAACGAGATTATGACAGAAGGTTCCATTAAAGATGTCTACACGATAAATAAAATTTTACAGTAG
- the fliM gene encoding flagellar motor switch protein FliM translates to MAEEVLSQSEIDSLLSAISSGEMDADELKQEKKEQKVRVYDFKRALRFSKDQVRSLSRIHENFARLLTTYFSAQLRTHVDISVASVDQVPYEEFIRSIPKMTILNIYSVHPLDGRLLMEVSPNVAYGMLDRMLGGKGSSMNKVENLTEIETMLMSQLFEKAAVNLREAWSSISEIDPVLEDFEVNPQFLQMVSPNETVIVISLNTTIGEASGMINICIPHIVLEPVIPNLSVHHWMQTEAKERDPEAYEKLTNNIQHANVEAKVLLGETSINVQQLLHLDKDDVIALNQSIEDPLLLEINDEPKFYVQPGNYKNKRSVQVLEEMKRGDDDG, encoded by the coding sequence TTGGCAGAAGAGGTACTTTCGCAAAGTGAAATTGATTCGTTGCTATCTGCTATTTCATCGGGGGAAATGGATGCAGATGAACTAAAACAGGAAAAAAAAGAGCAGAAGGTACGGGTATATGATTTTAAACGAGCGCTCCGCTTTTCAAAGGACCAGGTACGGAGTCTGTCGCGAATCCATGAAAATTTTGCCCGCTTACTAACTACATATTTTTCTGCACAGCTAAGAACACATGTGGATATTTCAGTTGCGTCGGTGGATCAAGTGCCGTATGAAGAATTTATTCGCTCTATTCCAAAGATGACTATATTGAACATTTATAGTGTCCATCCCCTTGATGGAAGGCTCTTAATGGAAGTTAGTCCGAATGTCGCTTATGGGATGCTTGATAGAATGCTCGGTGGAAAAGGAAGCAGTATGAATAAAGTGGAGAATCTTACTGAAATAGAAACCATGCTGATGTCACAGCTTTTTGAGAAAGCAGCCGTTAACCTGCGAGAGGCCTGGTCCTCGATAAGTGAAATCGATCCTGTCTTGGAAGATTTTGAGGTGAATCCGCAATTTCTGCAGATGGTGTCTCCGAACGAAACAGTTATTGTTATTTCACTTAATACAACCATTGGGGAAGCAAGCGGCATGATTAACATATGTATTCCACATATTGTGCTGGAACCGGTCATTCCGAATCTATCCGTTCACCATTGGATGCAGACAGAAGCAAAAGAAAGGGATCCTGAAGCATACGAGAAATTGACAAACAATATTCAGCACGCAAATGTGGAAGCAAAAGTGCTACTCGGTGAAACATCTATTAATGTCCAGCAACTGCTTCATTTGGACAAAGACGATGTAATTGCATTAAATCAGTCAATTGAAGATCCATTATTATTGGAAATTAATGACGAACCGAAATTCTATGTACAACCCGGAAACTATAAGAATAAGCGCTCGGTCCAAGTACTGGAAGAAATGAAAAGGGGGGACGACGATGGATGA
- the fliY gene encoding flagellar motor switch phosphatase FliY — translation MDEGKLSQDEIDALLQVGEEEKEPEEQTINSEEILSEVEKDTLGEIGNISFGSSATTLSTLLNQKVAITTPEVSLITSDELDNAFEGEHVTIYVHYTEGFDGQNVLVMKVEDTAIIADIMMGGDGTSPDQELGELHLSAVQEAMNQMMGTAATSMATIFGKRVDISPPSIHLESPAMVRNEKEISEAEYVVKVSFNLKVGSLIDSNIMQIIPFPFARQLVNQLMQASSGSSDVKEEPVTKVDIEKPAETASESRKAPGEENREVHTTQYIGDNVNQSASSIQQATFSNLEQVDLDPYEKRNLDMLLDIPLNVSVELGRTKRTIKDILELSTGSIIELDKLAGEPVDILVNKKLIAKGEVVVIDENFGVRVTDIISQSDRLMKLK, via the coding sequence ATGGATGAAGGAAAGTTATCCCAGGATGAAATTGATGCACTTTTACAAGTAGGTGAAGAAGAAAAAGAGCCTGAAGAACAAACGATTAACTCGGAAGAAATTCTGTCGGAGGTTGAAAAAGATACACTGGGAGAAATAGGTAACATTTCGTTTGGTAGTTCAGCCACCACGTTGTCAACACTTCTGAACCAAAAAGTTGCAATTACTACTCCGGAAGTATCGCTTATAACAAGTGATGAGTTGGATAATGCGTTTGAAGGAGAACATGTTACCATTTACGTCCATTATACGGAAGGGTTTGACGGACAAAACGTCCTTGTTATGAAAGTTGAAGATACGGCGATTATTGCTGATATCATGATGGGTGGTGATGGCACGTCACCGGATCAGGAGCTTGGAGAACTTCATTTGAGCGCTGTACAGGAAGCAATGAATCAAATGATGGGAACTGCAGCAACAAGTATGGCTACTATTTTTGGAAAGCGGGTTGATATTTCACCCCCGTCTATCCACCTAGAAAGCCCAGCAATGGTTAGAAACGAGAAGGAAATATCGGAGGCGGAATATGTAGTAAAGGTGTCGTTTAACTTAAAAGTAGGCAGTTTAATAGATTCAAATATTATGCAGATTATTCCGTTTCCATTTGCCAGACAATTGGTTAATCAGCTGATGCAAGCTTCTTCCGGTTCTAGTGACGTAAAGGAGGAGCCAGTAACCAAGGTAGATATTGAAAAGCCTGCAGAAACAGCGAGTGAGTCGAGAAAAGCACCTGGAGAAGAAAACAGAGAAGTACATACGACACAGTATATTGGCGATAATGTCAACCAATCAGCTTCATCCATTCAGCAGGCAACCTTCTCCAATTTGGAACAAGTAGACCTTGATCCGTATGAAAAACGTAATCTCGATATGCTTTTGGATATACCATTAAATGTGTCCGTAGAACTTGGCCGGACGAAGCGAACAATTAAAGATATTCTTGAACTGTCTACCGGGTCAATCATTGAATTGGATAAACTAGCCGGAGAGCCCGTCGATATTCTTGTGAATAAGAAGTTGATTGCTAAGGGTGAGGTTGTTGTTATCGATGAGAATTTCGGTGTCCGGGTAACAGATATTATTAGTCAGTCCGACAGGCTCATGAAGCTAAAATAA
- a CDS encoding response regulator, which translates to MAQKVLIVDDAAFMRMMIKDILVKNGYEIAGEAQDGNQAVELYKELKPDLVTLDITMPEKDGLQALQEIKEIDENASVIMCSAMGQQAMVIDAIKAGAKDFIVKPFQSDRVVEAIRKVLG; encoded by the coding sequence ATGGCACAAAAGGTTTTAATTGTTGATGATGCAGCATTTATGCGAATGATGATCAAGGATATACTGGTCAAAAACGGATATGAAATTGCCGGGGAGGCACAGGATGGGAATCAGGCTGTTGAACTTTACAAAGAACTGAAACCGGATCTTGTCACGTTGGATATTACAATGCCGGAGAAAGATGGCTTGCAAGCGTTGCAAGAGATAAAGGAAATCGATGAAAATGCGAGTGTCATCATGTGTTCGGCAATGGGCCAACAGGCAATGGTGATTGATGCCATAAAAGCTGGTGCTAAAGATTTTATCGTAAAACCATTCCAATCCGATCGCGTTGTGGAAGCAATCCGAAAAGTGCTAGGTTAA
- a CDS encoding flagellar biosynthetic protein FliO: protein MKWKFIASICSLLLLFAMGTSESIQASSGSVKDCIQDEDCLEGDDAPARDNPDSNKDAPADDSLKSGSLVISLVKMALALILVLGLIYGLLKFVNKRNKLFPQAKTLENVGGISVGPNKSIQLVRIGQKVYVVGVGDNVELLQEVTDEEQKKELLGNEHTKASDPSSLWKSVFQQKNSGHDTNKPTNEFRQLFSAELEKLRRTRRTIISRRSEKDD, encoded by the coding sequence GTGAAATGGAAGTTCATTGCAAGCATTTGTTCGCTATTACTCTTGTTTGCCATGGGTACAAGTGAATCTATTCAGGCATCATCGGGAAGTGTGAAGGATTGCATCCAGGATGAAGACTGTCTCGAGGGGGATGACGCGCCTGCTCGTGACAACCCGGACAGCAACAAGGACGCGCCCGCTGATGACAGTTTAAAAAGTGGGTCACTTGTCATAAGTCTGGTGAAAATGGCACTGGCACTTATATTGGTACTGGGCCTCATATATGGATTGTTGAAGTTTGTCAATAAACGCAACAAGTTGTTCCCACAAGCGAAAACACTTGAAAATGTGGGGGGGATCAGTGTTGGACCTAACAAATCCATTCAGCTCGTTCGAATTGGCCAGAAAGTATATGTAGTAGGTGTAGGGGATAATGTTGAACTGCTGCAGGAAGTAACGGATGAAGAACAGAAAAAGGAATTGCTGGGTAATGAACATACAAAAGCGTCTGATCCATCCTCACTATGGAAATCGGTATTCCAGCAGAAAAATAGTGGTCATGATACAAACAAGCCAACAAATGAATTCAGGCAGCTGTTTTCAGCGGAACTGGAAAAACTCAGGCGCACCCGGCGAACGATAATCAGCCGGAGAAGCGAGAAGGACGATTAG
- the fliP gene encoding flagellar type III secretion system pore protein FliP (The bacterial flagellar biogenesis protein FliP forms a type III secretion system (T3SS)-type pore required for flagellar assembly.) produces MNEFIDMFSGSDPSSVSTSVQLLLLLTVLSLAPSILILMTSFTRIVIVLSFVRTSLATQQTPPNQVLIGLALFLTFFIMAPTFQEVYDEGLQPLFNEEITLDEAYEKASAPMKDFMAEHTRQKDLQLFIDYSGMDQPESVETIPITTLVPAFAISELKTAFQMGFMIFIPFLIIDMAVASILMSMGMMMLPPVMISLPFKILLFVLVDGWYLITQSLLQGF; encoded by the coding sequence ATGAATGAGTTTATAGATATGTTTTCAGGTTCCGATCCTTCTAGTGTGTCAACTTCCGTTCAGTTACTGCTTTTGCTTACGGTTTTATCACTTGCACCAAGCATTTTAATTCTAATGACGAGTTTTACCCGTATTGTTATTGTATTGTCGTTTGTCCGCACCTCACTTGCAACCCAGCAAACACCGCCAAATCAGGTCTTAATTGGACTGGCGTTGTTTTTAACATTTTTTATCATGGCTCCCACGTTCCAGGAAGTATATGATGAAGGGTTGCAGCCGTTATTTAATGAAGAGATAACACTTGATGAGGCCTATGAAAAGGCAAGTGCGCCTATGAAGGATTTCATGGCAGAACATACGAGACAGAAAGATTTGCAGCTGTTCATTGATTATTCAGGGATGGATCAGCCGGAGAGCGTGGAAACCATTCCGATTACTACATTAGTGCCGGCTTTTGCCATTAGTGAATTGAAAACCGCGTTCCAAATGGGTTTTATGATTTTTATACCATTTTTAATCATTGATATGGCCGTGGCAAGTATTCTGATGTCCATGGGAATGATGATGCTTCCGCCTGTCATGATCTCGTTACCGTTTAAAATTCTATTATTTGTGCTAGTGGATGGGTGGTATTTAATTACTCAGTCACTATTGCAAGGTTTTTAA
- the fliQ gene encoding flagellar biosynthesis protein FliQ: protein MSSEFVLTIAERGVYIILLISGPILLLALAVGLLVSIFQATTQIQEQTLAFIPKIIAVLVGIVFFGPWMLTHMIEFTVDLYQNLNQFTGS, encoded by the coding sequence TTGAGCAGTGAGTTTGTTTTAACGATTGCCGAAAGAGGCGTTTATATCATTTTGCTTATTTCAGGTCCGATACTCCTATTGGCATTGGCAGTTGGGCTTTTGGTGAGTATCTTTCAGGCAACAACACAGATTCAGGAGCAGACATTGGCTTTCATTCCTAAAATTATTGCCGTATTGGTTGGAATTGTCTTTTTTGGGCCGTGGATGCTGACACATATGATTGAGTTCACCGTAGACTTATATCAAAACTTGAATCAGTTCACAGGTAGCTAA
- the fliR gene encoding flagellar biosynthetic protein FliR — MAALINLSAIPVFLLIFLRIAAFFVVLPLFSYRTIPTPFKIGFAFFLALTMYYAVDAAVVPIDGVYVVLLVKEIIVGLLIGLLAYIILSAVQIAGGFIDFQMGFAIANVIDPQTGAQSPLTGQYLYIFALLFLLSVNGHHLLIDGIYFSYKMIPVSEFIPIHQESMATFIITTFNQMFLVAFQMAIPIVGCLFLVDVALGIIARTVPQLNVFVVGLPLKILVSFIIIFIFLGLYITLTEKLFGTMFTAMRDLMQLFGGT, encoded by the coding sequence ATGGCTGCGTTGATTAATTTATCCGCCATTCCTGTGTTTTTACTAATTTTTCTACGGATTGCAGCATTTTTCGTTGTTCTTCCATTATTTTCGTATCGGACCATTCCAACACCGTTTAAAATTGGTTTTGCATTTTTTCTAGCACTTACCATGTATTATGCTGTTGATGCCGCAGTTGTTCCAATTGATGGGGTGTATGTTGTATTACTTGTTAAGGAAATAATTGTTGGGCTTTTGATCGGTTTACTAGCTTATATTATATTGTCAGCCGTCCAGATTGCCGGCGGTTTTATTGACTTTCAGATGGGATTTGCTATTGCTAATGTTATTGATCCGCAGACCGGAGCTCAAAGCCCACTGACAGGACAATATTTGTATATTTTTGCTTTGTTATTTCTATTATCGGTCAATGGCCATCATTTGTTAATAGACGGAATCTATTTTAGTTATAAAATGATCCCGGTGAGTGAATTTATTCCCATTCATCAAGAATCGATGGCCACGTTTATCATTACAACCTTCAATCAAATGTTTTTGGTTGCCTTTCAAATGGCCATCCCGATTGTCGGCTGCTTGTTTTTGGTTGATGTTGCCCTTGGTATTATCGCCCGAACCGTACCGCAGTTGAACGTGTTTGTCGTCGGTTTACCGTTGAAGATCTTGGTTAGTTTTATTATTATCTTTATTTTTCTCGGACTGTACATCACACTGACGGAAAAGTTGTTTGGGACGATGTTCACTGCTATGCGTGATTTAATGCAATTGTTCGGGGGTACTTGA
- the flhB gene encoding flagellar biosynthesis protein FlhB encodes MNIGFAIFAGAEEKTEKATPKKRQDERKKGKVAKSQDINTSVLLLLCFLILFVSGSFIKNNLTALFRQSFTEYIQWDVTVGSVNQLLVESTTEMAKILAPIMAIAIVAGLVSNFTQIGFLFTGEPLKMDLKKIDPIQGAKKVFSARALVELVKSLLKIAFIGAITFFVIWINKDEMMMLAFKTAENAIGFFGKTTITMGISAAIALLFLSILDYTYQKYDFEKNIKMSKKDVKDEHKNMEGDPQIKSKMKERQRDMATQRMMSEVPSADVVITNPTHYAIAVKYDEAEASAPYIVAKGTDYIALRIKEVAKENQVVTMENRPLARSLYDAVEIGDVIPEEFYKAVAEILAYVYRLEKKI; translated from the coding sequence ATTAACATTGGATTTGCAATCTTTGCGGGAGCGGAAGAAAAAACAGAAAAAGCCACACCAAAAAAACGCCAGGATGAACGAAAAAAAGGAAAAGTGGCCAAAAGCCAAGATATTAATACATCGGTGTTATTGTTGTTGTGTTTTCTCATTCTGTTTGTTTCCGGAAGTTTTATAAAAAATAATTTGACTGCTCTTTTTCGGCAGTCGTTTACGGAATATATTCAATGGGATGTGACAGTCGGTTCGGTCAATCAGTTACTTGTAGAATCAACCACTGAAATGGCAAAAATTCTAGCACCTATCATGGCTATTGCGATTGTAGCGGGGTTGGTGTCTAATTTTACACAAATTGGGTTTCTGTTCACGGGGGAACCGTTGAAAATGGACCTCAAAAAAATTGACCCTATTCAGGGAGCCAAAAAAGTGTTTTCGGCCCGGGCATTGGTTGAGCTGGTGAAGTCACTTTTGAAAATCGCTTTTATCGGGGCCATCACCTTTTTCGTCATCTGGATTAATAAAGACGAAATGATGATGCTTGCATTCAAGACAGCTGAGAATGCAATTGGCTTTTTCGGTAAGACCACCATTACGATGGGGATTTCCGCTGCGATTGCACTGCTCTTCCTTTCTATTTTGGATTATACCTATCAAAAATATGATTTTGAGAAAAACATTAAAATGTCTAAAAAAGATGTCAAGGATGAGCATAAAAATATGGAGGGCGATCCGCAAATAAAATCAAAAATGAAAGAAAGACAGCGTGATATGGCGACTCAGCGGATGATGAGCGAAGTGCCGTCAGCGGATGTGGTGATCACCAACCCTACCCACTATGCTATTGCCGTAAAATATGATGAGGCTGAGGCATCCGCTCCATATATTGTTGCTAAAGGAACCGACTATATTGCGCTTAGGATAAAAGAGGTGGCGAAAGAAAATCAAGTCGTCACGATGGAAAACCGTCCATTGGCAAGGTCGCTTTACGATGCTGTCGAAATCGGTGATGTCATACCGGAAGAATTTTATAAGGCAGTCGCCGAAATATTGGCTTATGTATACAGGCTGGAGAAAAAAATTTAG